A stretch of Terriglobales bacterium DNA encodes these proteins:
- the atpH gene encoding ATP synthase F1 subunit delta, whose product MAAVSQRYARAFADVVGGMRLDGDSVQREIAAVAELLDQSVELRRIWQNPAIPAQQKVALLDAIASRITLSKPVRNFVAVIIGHRRISLLPDIERELRAELDRRSGITEAEVVTARELGEDERMVLELNIAGETGTRVRATYRVNADLLGGAVVRVGSTIYDGSVRGQLQKIKERLTAG is encoded by the coding sequence GTGGCGGCCGTCAGCCAGCGCTACGCGCGCGCATTCGCCGACGTGGTCGGCGGCATGCGCCTCGATGGCGATTCGGTGCAGCGCGAGATCGCCGCCGTGGCCGAGCTGCTCGACCAGAGCGTGGAACTGCGCCGCATCTGGCAGAACCCGGCGATTCCGGCGCAGCAGAAGGTTGCGCTGCTCGATGCCATTGCCTCGCGGATTACGCTATCGAAGCCGGTGCGCAACTTCGTCGCCGTGATCATCGGTCATCGCCGCATTTCACTGCTGCCCGACATCGAGCGTGAGCTGCGCGCCGAACTCGACCGCCGCTCCGGCATCACCGAGGCCGAAGTGGTCACCGCGCGCGAGCTGGGCGAAGACGAGCGCATGGTGCTGGAGCTGAACATCGCCGGCGAAACCGGCACGCGCGTGCGCGCCACCTATCGCGTGAACGCCGACCTGCTGGGCGGCGCCGTCGTCCGCGTGGGCAGCACGATTTACGACGGCTCGGTAAGAGGGCAGTTGCAGAAGATTAAGGAGAGGCTGACAGCGGGATAA